In Cottoperca gobio chromosome 1, fCotGob3.1, whole genome shotgun sequence, a genomic segment contains:
- the LOC115007987 gene encoding P2X purinoceptor 3-like: protein MWSCITDFFTYETTKSVVVKSWTIGIINRVVQLLIITYFIGWVFVNEKAYQVRDTAIESSVMTKVKGFGIYNDKVMDVADYVTPTQGASVFCIITKLITTENQVQGYCPENENKYNCTEDSNCTKHLKKTGGYGIPTGKCVPFNDTVKMCEIKGWCPAEIDTIKTTPMMEVENFTIFIKNSIRFPIFNYTKGNFLPTITDDYIKKCNFDMVNNTYCPIFRVGDVVRFAQQNFTKLADKGGVIGIKIGWICDLDKSDDQCNPSYSFTRLDAMSQKNAVSPGYNFRFAKYYKMENGTDYRTLVKAYAIRFDVLVNGNAGKFNMIPTLINMVAAFTSVGVGTVLCDIILLNFLKGAEQYKAKKFEEVSDSPLDSQRNGLYRSQLSLRHNESIMRSSDSGAFSIEHYS from the exons gtGGGTGTTTGTCAATGAGAAGGCCTACCAGGTGAGAGACACAGCCATTGAATCCTCAGTGATGACCAAGGTGAAAGGTTTTGGAATCTACAATGACAAGGTCATGGATGTTGCAGACTATGTCACTCCTACACAG GGAGCTTCAGTCTTCTGCATCATCACCAAACTGATCACGACGGAGAACCAAGTCCAAGGATACTGTCCTGAG AATGAGAATAAGTATAATTGTACCGAGGACAGTAACTGCACAAAACACCTCAAAAAGACAGGAGGCTATG GAATTCCGACAGGAAAATGTGTTCCTTTCAACGACACCGTCAAGATGTGTGAGATAAAAGGATGGTGTCCTGCCGAGATCGACACCATCAAGAC TACACCAATGATGGAAGTGGAGAATTTCACCATTTTTATTAAGAATAGCATCCGCTTTCCAATCTTCAACTACACAAA aGGGAACTTTCTTCCTACCATCACTGACGATTACatcaaaaaatgtaactttgacATGGTCAACAACACCTACTGCCCCATCTTCAGAGTGGGAGACGTGGTCCGCTTTGCACAGCAGAACTTCACTAAACTGGCAGACAAG GGAGGAGTGATTGGAATAAAGATCGGCTGGATATGTGATCTGGACAAGTCAGATGACCAGTGTAACCCCTCGTACTCATTCACTCGACTGGACGCCATGTCCCAGAAGAACGCTGTCTCACCGGGCTACAATTTCAG GTTTGCCAAATACTATAAGATGGAGAATGGTACGGACTACCGTACTCTGGTAAAAGCGTATGCTATTAGGTTTGATGTTCTGGTCAATGGGAAT GCGGGTAAGTTCAACATGATCCCTACACTCATCAACATGGTGGCAGCCTTCACGTCAGTGGGAGTG GGCACGGTGTTGTGTGACATCATACTACTGAACTTCCTGAAAGGAGCGGAGCAGTACAAGGCCAAGAAATTTGAAGAG GTGTCGGACAGCCCGCTCGATTCCCAACGCAATGGGTTGTACCGTTCCCAGCTGTCACTCAGACATAACGAGTCCATCATGAGGTCCAGTGACTCGGGGGCATTTTCTATTGAACATTACAGCTAA